Proteins from a single region of Cytophagaceae bacterium:
- a CDS encoding response regulator transcription factor, with protein MKSRILIADDHQLFGNGLKELLSKESYLQVFGPEKTPQSIIHAVKLHHPSILLLDVNLDGINGIELGEILKKDYPEMAIIIITMYNQAHLIEKSKNAGLDGYLLKDCETDVLLQSINRILNGEKIFVTQKDYDVTPVVKDDFLLQYQLTEREKEIIKLLTQGKSNTEIGESLFLSFHTIKTHRKNIYNKLGISNLIELVEIAQKMHL; from the coding sequence ATGAAGTCGCGGATTCTGATAGCTGACGATCATCAACTGTTTGGCAATGGTTTGAAAGAACTGTTGAGTAAAGAGAGCTATCTGCAGGTTTTTGGCCCGGAAAAAACACCTCAAAGCATCATTCATGCTGTAAAGCTGCATCACCCCAGCATTCTTTTGCTCGATGTCAACCTCGATGGCATCAATGGTATTGAGCTTGGGGAAATTTTGAAAAAAGATTATCCCGAAATGGCCATTATCATCATCACGATGTATAATCAGGCTCATCTTATTGAGAAAAGTAAAAATGCCGGACTGGATGGTTATCTGCTCAAAGACTGCGAAACCGATGTGCTGCTTCAAAGTATCAACCGGATACTTAACGGAGAGAAGATTTTTGTTACCCAAAAAGATTACGATGTTACACCAGTAGTAAAAGACGACTTCCTGCTACAATATCAGCTTACCGAAAGAGAAAAGGAAATCATAAAGCTTCTGACTCAGGGCAAAAGCAATACCGAGATTGGCGAAAGCCTTTTCCTGAGTTTTCATACCATTAAAACCCACAGGAAAAACATCTATAACAAGTTGGGAATCAGTAATCTTATAGAGCTGGTAGAAATAGCTCAAAAGATGCATTTATAA